From Bacteroidota bacterium, the proteins below share one genomic window:
- a CDS encoding T9SS type A sorting domain-containing protein: MMKRASMLTAFLLLVSLSCVLAQSLTPTVISPAGRFASAGGYTLSETVGEMTMVETYSAGGSILTQGFQQPSDNNVRVPIVQQAGYDLTVSPNPGTGSFYFNVAASAPVTIDIRVTDVIGQTVGIFQTSGIEGAQRLPVDLSGLRQGVYFAEVWMSYSTGTTVYRMTHRLQVVR; encoded by the coding sequence ATGATGAAACGGGCTTCCATGCTAACCGCGTTCTTGCTGCTGGTTTCTTTGAGCTGTGTACTGGCTCAATCCCTTACGCCAACAGTCATTTCCCCGGCCGGCAGATTCGCTTCGGCCGGTGGTTATACGCTATCGGAAACCGTCGGAGAGATGACGATGGTCGAAACGTACAGTGCAGGCGGATCCATCCTGACCCAGGGATTTCAGCAGCCATCCGATAATAATGTTCGTGTCCCGATCGTACAGCAGGCGGGTTATGATTTAACGGTCTCTCCAAACCCCGGCACCGGCAGTTTTTACTTCAACGTTGCAGCCTCCGCGCCGGTAACGATCGATATTCGGGTGACGGATGTGATCGGCCAGACGGTTGGCATATTTCAGACTTCGGGCATAGAGGGTGCTCAACGATTGCCTGTGGATCTTTCCGGTCTCCGGCAAGGTGTTTATTTTGCTGAAGTGTGGATGAGTTATTCCACCGGCACAACTGTGTATCGGATGACGCACCGCTTGCAAGTCGTTCGATAA
- a CDS encoding SPASM domain-containing protein yields the protein MNNHPRDLLRLASAFTPRRAFNAARVLANYQASRLTGKVVAPPFPISLAIEPTTSCNLRCPECPSGLRSFTRPTGMLDPDFFRSVIDQVHRDVAYLVFYFQGEPFLHPQFTDLVRYAKSKRIYTATSTNAHYLSPEKARETIASGLDRLIISIDGTTQDTYSQYRVGGSLEKVLEGTRNIIEAKRKAGAATPYTVFQFLVVRPNEHQVQDVRNLARELGVDRVVLKTAQVYDFEHGNPLIPENPRYARYRQSKDGRWEIRNPLDNRCWKLWHSAVVTWDGRVVPCCFDKDAQHVMGHLEKRSFREIWNGPEYATFRNQLIKGRSEIDICRNCSEGLSVFTE from the coding sequence ATGAACAACCATCCCCGTGACCTGCTGCGGCTTGCCTCCGCCTTTACGCCTCGCCGCGCCTTCAACGCGGCCAGGGTCCTGGCGAACTATCAGGCATCGCGTCTGACCGGTAAGGTTGTCGCACCGCCCTTTCCGATCAGCCTCGCGATCGAACCCACGACTTCCTGCAACCTGCGCTGTCCGGAATGCCCGAGCGGTTTGCGCTCGTTCACCCGCCCGACCGGTATGCTGGATCCGGATTTCTTTCGTTCGGTCATTGATCAGGTGCATCGGGATGTCGCTTACCTCGTATTTTATTTCCAGGGTGAACCCTTCCTGCATCCGCAGTTCACCGATTTGGTCCGCTATGCGAAAAGTAAACGCATCTATACGGCGACCTCCACCAACGCGCATTACCTCTCACCGGAAAAGGCCCGGGAGACGATTGCCTCTGGCCTCGACCGATTGATCATCTCGATCGACGGAACGACGCAGGACACGTATAGTCAGTACCGTGTTGGCGGATCGCTGGAGAAAGTGCTGGAGGGAACGCGCAACATCATCGAGGCGAAACGGAAAGCAGGAGCTGCAACACCCTATACGGTGTTCCAGTTCCTGGTCGTTCGACCGAATGAACACCAGGTACAGGATGTCCGAAATCTCGCGCGTGAACTGGGCGTGGACCGGGTCGTCCTGAAGACCGCGCAGGTGTATGATTTCGAGCATGGCAACCCGCTCATACCCGAGAATCCGCGATACGCCCGCTACCGGCAGTCGAAGGACGGACGCTGGGAGATCCGAAATCCCCTGGACAATCGTTGCTGGAAACTTTGGCATTCCGCAGTGGTTACCTGGGACGGACGAGTAGTCCCCTGCTGCTTTGACAAGGATGCCCAACACGTCATGGGCCATTTGGAGAAGCGTTCCTTCCGCGAGATCTGGAACGGCCCCGAGTACGCAACATTCCGGAATCAGTTGATCAAAGGTCGTAGCGAGATCGATATTTGCCGGAACTGCTCGGAGGGTCTATCGGTCTTTACAGAATAA